A region of Bacteroidota bacterium DNA encodes the following proteins:
- a CDS encoding gliding motility-associated C-terminal domain-containing protein: VTDAMGCVFSDTVSINETNPVKAGYLTQKFKDDLLKIGFINNSKNATHYIWVFPNGDTLYSENLSQLFDSGGTYEVMLIAYNNYPHCADTVMHTITIASTLVVLAPNVFTPNGDGKNDTFTLVVKGTKTFKVSIVNRWGTQIHTWEKGNDMHWDGNTVTGQECSQGVYYYTITGVLENGEAFQKQGSLHLMR; this comes from the coding sequence GTAACAGATGCAATGGGCTGTGTTTTTTCAGATACGGTAAGCATTAATGAAACAAACCCTGTCAAGGCCGGCTACCTTACACAAAAATTTAAAGACGATTTGCTTAAAATTGGTTTTATAAACAACAGTAAAAATGCCACACATTACATTTGGGTGTTTCCAAACGGGGATACCCTTTATTCAGAAAACCTTAGCCAGCTTTTTGATTCGGGGGGAACTTATGAGGTCATGCTAATTGCCTACAACAATTATCCCCATTGTGCAGATACTGTAATGCATACCATAACCATTGCTTCAACCCTAGTGGTGCTTGCCCCCAATGTGTTCACCCCCAATGGAGATGGTAAAAACGATACTTTCACCCTGGTTGTAAAAGGGACAAAAACATTCAAGGTAAGTATTGTCAACCGCTGGGGCACACAAATTCACACTTGGGAAAAAGGAAACGATATGCACTGGGATGGAAATACAGTTACAGGCCAGGAATGCAGCCAGGGGGTTTATTATTATACCATCACCGGAGTCTTGGAAAATGGAGAAGCCTTTCAAAAACAAGGTTCCCTGCATTTAATGAGATGA